Proteins found in one Takifugu rubripes chromosome 15, fTakRub1.2, whole genome shotgun sequence genomic segment:
- the rbmx2 gene encoding RNA-binding motif protein, X-linked 2 — protein sequence MNPLTKVKLINQLNEREADLGVKETVSWHSEYKDSAWVFIGGFPYELSEGDIICVFSQYGEIVNINLVRDKKTGKSKGFCFLCYEDQRSTILAVDNFNGIKIKGRTIRVDHVKDYRPPKDSEDIDDVTKILREEGCAPSAPAPSSSSSEENEQNPVPAKKLKKDKKEKKKKKKEKKEKKRAKKETTREGRSARFSSPANCAPAVRVKEEKEDAAYDKYHHKAALSSGGQSNGQRAKANERLQDEREDRRKNQGKETEQRRQTDRDIDRRREADRERERDRNINRREGDMRREGDGEIDRRREGERERDIDRSREGDRERNRDKDKRREGDRGRETDRYREK from the exons ATGAA TCCACTCACAAAAGTGAAGTTGATCAACCAACTGAATGAGCGCGAAGCTGATCTGGGGGTGAAAGAGACTGTTTCCTGGCACTCCGAGTACAAGGACAGCGCCTGGGTATTCATTG GAGGATTTCCTTACGAGCTATCTGAAGGCGACATCATCTGCGTCTTCTCCCA GTATGGTGAGATTGTAAATATCAACCTAGTGCGGGACAAGAAGACAGGAAAGTCCAAAGgcttctgttttctttgctATGAAGACCAGAGAAGCACCATCTTGGCTGTGGACAACTTTAATGGCATCAAG ATTAAGGGTCGGACTATTCGCGTGGACCACGTCAAAGACTACCGCCCTCCCAAAGACTCAGAGGATATTGATGATGTGACCAAGATACTGAGGGAGGAGGGCTGCGCTCCCAGTGCCCCagcaccctcctcctcctcctctgaggaaAATGAGCAGAATCCCGTTCCTGcaaaaaagcttaaaaaag acaaaaaagaaaagaagaaaaagaagaaagagaagaaggaaaagaagcgGGCCAAGAAGGAGACAACTAGAGAAGGCCGGTCAGCACGCTTCTCTTCGCCTGCTAATTGTGCTCCTGCTGTCAGAgttaaagaggagaaagaggacgCTGCATATGATAAATACCATCACAAGGCGGCGCTGTCGTCAGGGGGACAGTCCAATGGACAGAGagcaaaagcaaatgaaagatTACAGGATGAGCgagaagacaggaggaagaACCAGGGGaaggagacagagcagagaaggcagacagacagagacatcgacaggagaagagaggcagacagagagagagagagggacagaaacaTCAACAGAAGAGAGGGAGATATGAGACGGGAAGGGGACGGAGAAATCGACAGGAgacgagagggagagagagagagagacattgaCAGGAGtcgagagggagacagagagaggaacagagacaaagacaagaggcgagagggagacagaggaagagaaacagacagGTACAGAGAAAAGTAG
- the ap4m1 gene encoding AP-4 complex subunit mu-1: MISQIFILSSKGDHLIYKDFRGDVGSDVQNIFYEKVIALTGDQPPIVMSHKGIYFIHIRQGGLYWVATTTTPDSSPFAVIEFLNRFAALLKDYCGSLSEKTVQLNFALIYELLDEVVDYGYIQTTSSDVLKNFIQTEAISSRPFSLFDLSNVGLFGAETQQSKVAPSSAATRPIQCSREQGGKSEIFVDVIERLSVVIGSNGVLMKADVEGEVRVKCYMPSCSEIRIGMNEEFSIGKAQLRGYGAAVHVDECSFHQSVRLDEFDSNRILRLCPSQGEQTVMQYQLSDNLPSVPPFRLFPTIERDNGGRLLMYLKLRCDLPPKSAAIFVCATIPVPKGSLSLSQELSSPDQSAELKLQSRSIQWQIPRFPGGTQLSALFKLEVPGLSSASMLEVGPFVLSFELPKVTITGLQIRFLRISPVQPSPSQRWVRYTTLSDSYAIRL, translated from the exons ATGATCTCTCAGATCTTCATCTTGTCCTCAAAGGGAGACCACCTTATTTACAAAGACT TTCGAGGAGATGTGGGAAGTGATGTCCAAAACATTTTTTATGAAAAGGTCATAGCACTGACAGGAGACCAGCCTCCGATCGTCATG AGTCACAAAGGCATCTATTTTATCCACATCAGACAGGGAGGACTTTACTGGGTTGCTACGACTACCACTCCTGACTCCTCCCCCTTCGCTGTCATTGAGTTTCTCAACAG GTTTGCAGCATTGCTTAAAGATTACTGTGGCAGTTTGTCGGAGAAAACTGTGCAGTTGAACTTTGCACTGATCTACGAACTCTTGGATGAGGTGGTG GACTATGGCTACATCCAGACAACCTCCTCTGATGTCCTGAAGAACTTTATCCAGACTGAAGCCATCTCCTCCAGACCATTTAGCCTCTTTGACCTTAGTAATGTGGGCCTG TTTGGGGCGGAGACACAACAAAGTAAAGTGGCGCCAAGTTCTGCAGCCACCAGACCGATCCAgtgcagcagagagcag GGAGGAAAGAGTGAGATATTTGTGGACGTGATTGAGAGGTTGTCGGTTGTCATTGGCTCCAAC GGAGTTCTGATGAAGGCCGACGTTGAAGGCGAGGTCCGAGTCAAGTGCTACATGCCCAGCTGTTCTG AAATCAGAATTGGAATGAATGAAGAATTCAGCATCGGCAAGGCACAACTCAGAG GTTATGGAGCAGCTGTGCACGTGGACGAGTGCAGCTTCCACCAATCGGTCCGACTGGATGAATTTGACAGTAACCGGATCCTCCGGCTCTGTCCAAGTCAGGGAGAG CAAACTGTGATGCAGTATCAGCTGAGTGACAACCTGCCGTCTGTTCCACCGTTCCGCCTGTTCCCAACCATCGAGAGGGATAATGGAGGAAG gctgctgatgtATCTGAAACTTCGCTGTGACCTTCCACCTAAAAG TGCTGCCATCTTCGTCTGTGCCACCATCCCTGTTCCCAAAGGCTCCCTGAG TTTGTCACAGGAACTCAGCAGCCCTGATCAGAGcgcagagctgaagctgcagagcAGATCCATCCAGTGGCAGATCCCCCGATTCCCCGGAGGGACGCAGCTGTCGGCCCTGTTCAAG CTGGAGGTCCCCGGCCTCAGCTCGGCCTCCATGCTGGAAGTCGGCCCCTTTGTTCTGAGCTTCGAGTTGCCCAAAGTCACCATCACAGGTCTGCAAATCCGCTTCCTTCGCATCTCACCCGTTCAGCCCAGCCCGTCACAGCGCTGGGTCCGCTACACTACGCTGTCCGACTCCTACGCCATCCGACTCTGA